Within Felis catus isolate Fca126 chromosome A1, F.catus_Fca126_mat1.0, whole genome shotgun sequence, the genomic segment TACGAGAGGAACCTCGGGGAGATGGTAGCCCAGCTGAGGAACAGCTCTGAGCCGGCCAGGAGGAAGTGTGAGGTCAACCTGCAGCTGTGGCTGTCCAACAAGAGGAGTCTGTCGCCCTGGGGCTACAGGTAGCCTGGGCTGGGCAGCCACGGGCAAGCTGCgtgtggggggcaggaggggggggcACCGTGCCCACTGTCCCATCGTAATAGTTACACCTTGGATCGGGAGGCCCGagtgcctgggtttgaatctcggCTCTGCCCCCTACTCGCTGCGTGGCTTTGGGCAGCCTCAGcgtctccgagcctcagtttcttgcgTGTCAGTGGGGGTGACGGTAGTTCAAACTTCGTCAGTTTTATAGGCTTGTGATTAAAtgagctgtctgtgcagagccctggCATTCGTGTTCCCCACGTCCCCGCTGGAGTGCCTGCAAGGCTCTCACTTCCTCTGCCTTGTACGGCGTGCCTTGTACACCCTCCCAGTCACAGCGCCTGCAGGGCGGTATTGAGTTCTGTGTCTACATCTGCCTCTCACGACTGGCACCTCCCCAGTGCCCGCAGCAGAGTCATCTAAGGACTCTCGTGCCCCACTCCGTCAAAATCTGCAGGAAGAGGCCCAGAGAGTGATATGTCACACACCTCCACGTGATCGGGAACCAAAACCCGCTGTTCTCAGACTACAGGGTCGGTGCCTTACTTCGGTCAAAGCTCTACttctaagcacagagcctggcatgcagAAGGGGCCAAATGCCTGCGTGCTGGAAGAAACCGAGTAACCTTGAAGGGTCTTCACTCACAAGTCAGGCCAAAGATTTTTTAGGGGCGCAACTTGGGTCCTGAGATCCTAGAAGTGCATAgctttctgggatgatggaaagTCTAACACGGTGGGCACTGAGCTGTTGAGCGCTTAAAAAGTAACTAGTGTAGCTGAGGAgctaattttgattattttatttgtcttaaatttatttatttaactgagGGATAGTTGACTAATTCTGATTAAGTtcaatttaaatagccacacgtGGCTTAGTGGCTACCATATCTGGAATGTGGCAATTGGAGGGCTCCATAAAGATCCTGCTCAAAGCTGGACTTCAAAACTTGCCGTGCCCTtgaatcgggggggggggggggggggggaggggaggtcttATAAAAATGCAGGTTTGGATCCAGGAGGTCTGGGGCAGGGATGAGATTCTGCTTTTCTAACAAGCTCttggtgatgctgatgctgtagGTCCGCAGTcaaactccctccctcccaattagcagatgaggaaactgaggcacagagaaggcaaGGTCATAAAACAAGTCCCTGTACTCTCAGGTCTGGGAGGGAACTTGTCTGTGTGGCCCATCAGTGAACACCTAATGTCCAGGACAGACTCACATGGTAGGTGTCTGAAAAATATGTGCTGAACAAATAGAAACGAAGTCAGAATAGAACCCAGGCTTCCTGACTCCTCTTCTCGCGAGGATTAGGCATCAATGTGCTCATCTATCGTTTCCCATGTAAGAAGTTTCCCAGGGATAtgaacatggtgggggggggaggggggggcgggtagaCGGAGAAGGCCTTAGCTTCTTTGCAATCCCAGAGCAGAATCTAGTACTGGGATGGGCAACTGGTGGATGAAAGAAGggagctgggtgaccttgagcctGGACAACCTGGGGCTGGCTTGCCTCCCGAGATCTTCGGTTTTCTCCCCTGGCACACGGAGTTAATTACTGTCCATCCTCCACCACCGCGCAGTCTTGCTGTGGGAATGAAAGCCCCAGCGAGAAAAGGTAGGGGTGTGGGACCTGGGGACTGatttgctctcccctcccccaccctcccgccaCTGCCTTCCACTCAGTGCTTTCTCCTGCCTTCTTGCAGCATCAACCACGACCCCAGCCGCATCCCCGCGGACCTACCGGAGGCGCGGTGCCTGTGTCTGGGCTGCGTGAACCCCTTCACCATGCAGGAGGACCGCAGCATGGTGAGCGTGCCTGTGTTCAGCCAGGTGCCCGTGCGCCGCCGCCTCTGCCCGCTGCCACCACGCACGGGGCCCTGCCGCCAGCGTGCGGTCATGGAGACCATTGCGGTGGGCTGCACCTGCATCTTCTGAATCAGAGCctgcgtggggggggggcggggggcgcggagACCACCCTCCCTGCGCCCCCGCGCCAAGCCAGGCCAATGAAAAGTAAACGCTGTCTTTTGTAAAGCGAGACTTTGGGTTCGCTCCTTGGGGCTCAGAAGCCGAAaccagggtgggggatgggaggctgTTGGGATGTAGATTTCAGATCAATAAAAAGGGATACTCCATCGCTCAGCGGTCTCCAACACTGAcataggttattttaaaaatactgcattcACTCTACCATTTAGGGCAGTCACATACTTCCTTTAATTTGGGTTTGTAAGCCTACTTCAACCATGTTATTGGAGCTTCGTTGATATAAACCTATATAGGAGTGAACAAGCACCATCTCTCCCCCAGATAAGTCAAGGACGGTTGCGAGCAAGCTCTTAGGGAAGCGGGGAGCTTCCGGTTTCTGGAAAAGCCCGGCTAATGCTGAAGCTCTATGGATACTGTGGAGCAGATCCTGCTTTGGTTAGAGTAAGTGACCTAGAAGGGCTCTTTCAGCTCTGAGATTCTCTGCAGGTCAGCCCTAGACCCACAGAAGAGCCTTCAGGTTGCCAGAGAGTGGGGGGTTTTTAATCTGGGCCAGCCAGCCCCTGAAACTTTCACGCGGGTATGGATTTTTCCGGGCTGGGATCCCTTGCTTTGAACAGACACTCAAGAGTTGGGAAGCACCCGTGTCGATCATCCTTTCCTCCAGCCTTATGTGTAAGGGGATCTGGATAGATGGTTTCATGATATCGGCGGTTCCTAAACTTTAGCTAGCGCCAGAATCACCTGGAGTACTCGTTAAAACACAGATCGCGGGGGCCCCACGTGCAGGGGTTCCAGGTGGGAGCTGAGACTTCGCATTTCCAATGCAGTGGTTCCCGGGTGATAACTGCTTGTCCGGGGGCCACACTTGGAGAACTTGGGAGAACCGCTGGCTTATATCAAGATACTTTGCTGATCAGAAAGGCAGTGTGGACTGCCTTGTCGTTAAACCCCTGCTGGTTCCTGCCCTTTGGATAAGTCCCCGCTCCCCCCATTACCTCCTTGCAATTCAATCCTCCCCCTGACCTCCTAGTCCCCCGCAGCTAGTCCTAAACCAGTTGTTCCAGGGTCTAAAAATACCTTCCCTCCTCCAAGACAGCTGAGGGGCTCAGGCTATTTTGTGAGGTTAAGAACAGCTGGCACTTCAGGGTTAATTTCAACAGGAGGGCCAACAGCCAACAGAGGGCCACTTTGGCGACTCTTCCTTCAGTGCCTAAAGCAGTTTTAGCTCTGAAGGTTTTAAGACTCCAATTCATGAAAGGGCAATGATTAGGTATGAGCCTGTCTGGGGTGGTAAGCAACTTACCTTTTTTGGTATTGTTCTAGAGCGGATACTGGTTAAAATTACCCCAGGAAGCTTTGGCCTGGTTCCAGACACATGGAAAATAGACTTCATGTGCCAGCCCAAGCTGATGCCTCCAGCAGCCGGCCCTCCTCCCCAGGGGTTGTTCGCCTGTGAGGCCCCACAGCCCGCTCTCCAGGCCTTAGTAAGACTTCAGCAGCACACGAGGGACCCACGGCGTCAAGGCCTTGTGGTGGGGTGCAGGCGTGGGAAGAACTGAGCTGCAGGATGGTTGCTCTAGTGGGAGACTCGGGTTCCCTGGGGCATAGGGATTGGGCGGGGAGACTCCTCATCCGGGTGGGACAGGCTGTTCTCCTACTGGAGCATCAGACACCCAGAGATCCTCACTAAGTGCCGGTTAGTTTTATATGGATGTTGCTTTTT encodes:
- the IL17B gene encoding interleukin-17B isoform X1 — encoded protein: MSQGSGSHPWLFHSGPSMPTKLLFLLTVSIFLGLGQPRNPKGKRKGPGRPGTLASGPHQVPLDLVSQAKPYARMEEYERNLGEMVAQLRNSSEPARRKCEVNLQLWLSNKRSLSPWGYSINHDPSRIPADLPEARCLCLGCVNPFTMQEDRSMVSVPVFSQVPVRRRLCPLPPRTGPCRQRAVMETIAVGCTCIF
- the IL17B gene encoding interleukin-17B isoform X2 translates to MDWPHNLLFLLTVSIFLGLGQPRNPKGKRKGPGRPGTLASGPHQVPLDLVSQAKPYARMEEYERNLGEMVAQLRNSSEPARRKCEVNLQLWLSNKRSLSPWGYSINHDPSRIPADLPEARCLCLGCVNPFTMQEDRSMVSVPVFSQVPVRRRLCPLPPRTGPCRQRAVMETIAVGCTCIF